AGGACGATATATGATAACAGCGATAAAAAGAATAATGATGTAAATGAGATATACATAATACGTTTCATGAATGAACTTTATTAAAAGAAGCTGCCTCATAAAAGACAGCTTCTCTCTACTTTTATTTTTTTAGACGAAATAACCTGAAGAACAATTTGTTTATTCAGGTATAACTTCGTTTAAGCATTTCAATGCATTCAGCGTGCGAGGATATCCAATATAGGGTAAAAGTTGTGTGGTTACACTTAGCAAGGTCTCTTTGTTATTGCCCACTTTTACATTACCAAGAATGTGTCCTTTAACCTGTGATTCAGTACCACCCATGCTGATGAGCATGGAGAAGGTTAATAGTTCTCTGGCTTTTGCATCTAAACCGGTACGAGTTTGATAATCGCCGAAGCAATTTGCCGACAAGTACTTTTGTATATGCAGCTGATTCTTTGGTGACTGCTCGTACATTTTATCAATTACATCTCCAAAAATATCTTTTTGAAGAACCAATCCTTTTTCCATACGAGTTTCTGGTGTGGTGGTCGATTGTCCTTTTACCGGTAATTCAATTCCCCTTTCCTTTAGTATTTCGTTGGCAGCATAAATAAAATCTATCACTTTGGCCACTCCAACATAAGCAACCGATTGATACAATATTTCCTTAATTTCAACAGGTGTAACACCAACATTGAGAGCTCCATTTACAAACATTTTATATTCCGTAAGTGCACCCTGAGCAATGGTGGAACCCATAATCATCATCACTCTGGTTTTGGTATCCAGATTGCCATATTTGATTACTTCATCAAAAGCAAAATTATCGAATATCTCAATCAATTCCGGGTCGGTTTGTTTAGCTTTTGATTGGTATCCGGGCCATAATTCTTCATGATTTTTAATAGCTGCATTAGTCAGGTTGATCTCCTTACTGCCTGAAGCGGTAGTCGCTTTTTTATACTGCTCGTCATCCACAGCCTCTAACCAGGTATTTTGGTTATACTGAGGATTTGTTTCAATTGCCAGATGCGAGAACCAACTATCTGGAGCAGCTCCATGCCAGTGAACCACATTTGCAGGAATTTCAACCACATCACCCGGTAAAAGCAAACGTGCCGGTTCACCTTTAGCCTGATAATATCCTTTTCCACCTACCACAACAAGGATCTGACCACCAGTATGGCTATGCCAATTGTTCCGGCAGCCCGGTTCAAAGGTTACATTATATATAGGACAATTTAAATCTTTATTTTTAGTTAACGGGGCCAGATAAGCCTGCCCGATAAAGTATTTAGAAAACATTTCGGGAAGTTTGTCTCCCACTGGGAAGTTACTTATTTTAGGAATTTCTTCTTTCATATTTTGTGCATTTAATTGATTGTTTTGGTTGAAGAATAAAATTACAGCAACCATTAAAATTGTTACTAAGTTCTTCATTTTTGTTTCATAATTATATGAATTACTTCAAAGTGCTCATATCAATAACATATCTGAATTTTACTTTTCCTGCCAATACGTTTTTATAAGCTTCAGTTACAGCATCTCCGTCGGCTTTGATAATTTCCACTTCGGGATAGATATTGTGTGCTACCGAATAATCGAGCATTTCCTGTGTTTCTTTCATGCCACCAATTTGAGAACCATACACATTTCTGCCTGCAAGGAACACAAAATCCATTACTTTAAGTGTAGGTTGATTATTGAATGCCGGTAATCCAACAATGGCAAAATTACCATTGTATTTGGTCATTCTAAGATACATGGATGGATCATACATTGCAGGAATAGTGCTTAACACAAAATCAAAAGAATCGTCCATTCCTTTTAATTCTTCTTTATTATTGACGTTTACATATTTCACAGCACCCATTCGTAAGGCATCTGCACGCTTGTCTTCCGTAATATCAAATACGGTAACTTTTGCGCCTAATTTTACAGCATATTGCACGGCCATATGACCAAGCCCACCAAATCCTGCAATAGCCACATTGTCTCCTTTTTTAACATCAGATTGCATTAGTGGTGAATAGGTCGTAATTCCGGCACATAATAAAGGAGCTACTTTTTTCATATCCGCATTTTGAGGAACTTTAACTGCAAACCTGTCTTTTACAACAATATTATTTGAGTATCCACCTTGCGTAATTTCATTATTATGAAATGGGTCATGAGCATGATAGGTCATAACTACTTTTTTACAATATTGTTCTAAACCAGCTTTACAATAATCGCATTCACCACAGGAGTTTACCATACAACCAACACCGGCATAATCGCCAACTTTGAATTTGGTCACATTCTTACCTACTCTGGTTACTTTTCCTACAATTTCATGTCCTGGAACCATTGGATATATTTCATTCCCCCAATCTTGGTGAGAGTGGTGTAAATCGCTATGGCATATACTGGCGTACATCGTTTCAATGAGAATATCATCATCTCCAAGGGCATGACGCGTAAACTCATAAGGTTTAAATTGCCAATCGTTTGAAAAAACAGCAAGACCTTTGGCTGGGATTCTTTTTTCCTGAGCATTAACTTGAAATACAGATAAAATGCTCAATGCTATGCTTAAAAATAGATATTTCATAAGTTTACTTTTTAAATTATACTAATCATTATCAACCATTTTTTGACTGCTTTCAGGATATCGATGTCCAAGAATATCTATTTTTGCTAATGCAGTTTCAATCTGAGTTAAATCATCCTTATTTAATTCAAGATTTGCTGCTCCTACATTTTCTTCAAGTCGGTGTATTTTTGTTGTTCCTGGAATTGGTACAATCCATTCTTTTTGAGCGTGAATCCATGCTAAGGCAACTTGTGCAGGTGTTGCCTCTTTTTTCTGAGCAATTTGGGTAATCAACTCAACCAAAGCTTGATTCGCTTTTCGGTTTTCAGCATCGAAGCGAGGTATACCATTGCGAAAGTCTTTGGTATCGAATTCTGTATTTACATCAATTTTTCCTGTTAAAAATCCTTTGCCAAGAGGACTGAAAGGCACAAAGCCAATACCTAGTTCCTCAAGAGTAGCAAAAGTTTTTGTTTCAGGCTCCCGCCACCACATAGAGTATTCGCTTTGTAAGGCTGACACCGGCTGAATAGCATGAGCTTTGCGAATATTGGTAACTCCAGCTTCAGACATACCAAAGTATTTTACTTTTCCTTCCTGAATTAAATCTTTAACTGTACCCGCAACATCTTCAATAGGAACATTCGGGTCAATTCGATGTTGATATAGCAAATCTATGGCTTCTACATTTAATCTTTTTAAAGAACCTTCTACAGCCTGACGGATGTACTCTGGTTTACTGTTTAGCCCAACCGACTGACCATTCTTAAAGTTAAAACCAAATTTGGTAGCAACTACAATTTCGTTTCTAAATGGAGCAATCGCTTCGCCAACAACTTCTTCATTGGTAAAAGGGCCATATATTTCGGCGGTATCAAAAAATGTAACACCTAATTCGTAAGCTCTTCTAATTAATTTAATAGCCTCTTGCTTATCTGTAGCAGGGCCATAACCAAAACTTAAGCCCATGCACCCTAATCCTAGTGCAGATACTTCTAATCCTTGAGTACCTAATTTACGCTGTTTCATATATTTATGTTTTAAATTTGAAAAAATAGTTTTATTTCTGCGTCGAAATAATCACGTTGCAAATTTAGGGGTAAATTGCAGGTTGATTGTTATACATATTACAGGTATGCATACCACTTTTACTGTTTAAGAAAAACCGAAGTAAACTGTCGTAGGTAAGTAAAACTAAAATTTTCCATTTTCTAATATATAATTATTTTGATGATGCAAAATTATGCCGTATTTTCGGGGTGAATGTTATACATATTACTGATATACATACCATTATTACAGATACGGGTTGCCTGATGAATTAAATAACAAAAAAAGTTCTACTTTTGTCTTGCAAACTAATATAAAAACTTATGAATGAGATTCCAAGAATAGATAATATTTGCGATTACAATTCTATAATGGGGTTGGAAACGTTGCATCCTTTGGTTAGTGTTATCGATATGTCCAAGTCTAAAAGAATGTCACATATGCGTCATAGCTTTGGCTTTTATGCCATCTATCTGAAGCAGGTGAAATGTGGAGATTTGATATATGGACGCAACTATTATGATTATCAGGAGGGAACATTGGTATGCATTGCACCGGGGCAGGTTCTTGGTGTTGAAGATAACGGAGAGTACTTTCAACCGAAAGGCTGGGCGTTGTTGTTTCATCCGGACTTGATTCGTGGCACCTCGCTTGGGCGTAATATCAAAAACTATTCATTCTTTTCCTATGAAGCTAACGAAGCCCTTCACCTGTCAGAGCAGGAAAGAGTTGTTGTAATAGACTGCATGCATAAGATAGAACTGGAACTGAATCATTCAATTGATAAACACAGCAAAACATTGATTGCATCGAACATAGAGTTGCTTCTTAATTATTGCGAGCGCTTTTATGACCGCCAGTTTATTACCCGCGAACATATAAATAAAGATGTCTTGGTACGGTTTGAAAATCTGCTTGAAGATTATTTTACGTCGGACAAGCCACAGAATATTGGTTTGCCTACAGTGGGATATTGTGCTGATAAGCTTAATCTTTCATCAAACTATTTGGGTGATTTGATTAAAAAAGAAACCGGCAAATCAGCTTTGGAACATATACAACTGAAATTGATTAATATAGCTAAAGAGTTAGTGTATGACACAAGCAAATCTGTTAGTGAGATAGCCTATGAACTGGGATTCAAATACCCTCAGCACTTCAGCCGGCTGTTTAAGAAACGTGTTGGTGTTTCGCCAAATGAATATAGGGTGCAGCATTAATAATTGTCTTTGTATTCGGTTCTAATATCTCTTGTCAGAACGTATAGTCTTGTCTCTTTACGTGTAGCTTTTCCTGACCAATGAGCTTTAGATAAAAAGATAGGTGTAATAATTGAAATTTATTACACCTATTGCAAAAACAACCAAATATGTCCAATAATTATGCTTGATGTTCCGTTATAAGTTCTTGCTAAAAAATATCGTTAATTTGTCGAATGGAATTAAATCGGTTTTGTGATACAACTCAACATGTAAGGCGTTAGGTATAATATATAATTCTTTAGGTTTTAATTCAGAATTCTGTATTCATTAGGTGTATAGCCGGTTTCCTTCTTAAACATACGGCTGAAATGTTGTTGATACTTGAACCCTAACTCATAAGCAATATCACTTATTGATTTGGTCCGGTCAAAAAGCTTTTCCTTAGCCATATCAATCAACTTTAGCTGTATATGCTCCTGGGCGGACTTACCTGTCTCTTTTTTTATTAAATCTCCAAGATAGTTGGCCGACAAATGTAATCCTTCTGCACAATATTTCACTGAGGGAAATCCAATTGTCTGAGGTTTATCTGATTCAAAATAACTATTAAGGAGGTTCTCAAACTTTATCAGAACATCTTTGTTTGCATTCTCACGGGTAATAAACTGCCGGTCATAAAAACGTGTGCAATAATTGAGCAGTAATTCAATGTTTGTTACTATCAATGTTTTGCTATGCTTATCAATTGTATGCTTCAATTCTATATTAATTTTGTTAAAGCAGTCAATGATAGTTTGTTGCTCACTGGCTGAAAGATGTAAGGCTTCAAACACTTCATAAGAGAAAAATGTATAGCTTTTCATTTTATGTCCAAGCGAAGTACCACGAATTAAATCGGGATGGAATACCAATTCCCACCCCATGGGCTGAATATATTCTCCTTTATTATCAATATCCATAATCTGGCCGGGTGCGGTAAACACTAACGTTCCTTCTCTGTAATCATAATAATTGCGTCCATATCTTATGTCGCCACATTTGGTATCTTTTAGAACCACACTATAAAACTCCATGCATTTACGGATGTGCTTTATCGGTTTTACTTTTGAATAATCGATAACACTCACTAAAGGATGTAAGGTTTCCTGACCCATCATCTCATTATACTGAGAAATGCTTTTCAGTTTTGTTATTTCTTCCATATTGTTTTGGCTTAATTCTGACTACAAAAATAATGTAATTCATATAAGTCCATGCATAATAAGTAATTATGGTAAAACAATCAGTAATTAGTATAAATATCAATGCTTTCTCAGCAGTACTTTTGTATCCGTAAAGAAACATTTAAGAAAAGAACGAAATTCAAATTTAATAAATAGGAGATTTTAATATGCCTGTAATAACTATTCAAGCCTCAAAACTAAGCAACGAACAAAAGAAAGAGTTAACCATCACATTAACAAACGAAGCAGCCCGCATTATGAATATGCCTGTAGCACCTTTTACAGTATTGATTTACGAAAACGATCTTACTAATATAGGTTTTGGAGGAAAGTGGCTGGGTGACATGAATGTTGCAAATACGAAAGAAGATTAATTAAACTATTAAACAAATAATAATATGTCTAAAAATATTTTGGTACTTACTGGTAGCCCCCGCAAAGGAGGCAATAGTGATCAATTGGCAGATGCATTTATTTCCGGAGCTCAAAAAGCAGGACATACTGCTGTTAAATTTGCTACAGCAAATAAAAATATTAAAGGTTGCGTTGACTGTATGAGCTGCTACAGTAAAGGTGTAGCGTGCTCATTCAATGATGATTTCAACGAACTTGCCCCAATGGTGGAGGAAGCTGATATGATTGTTTTTGCCACACCCTTATATTGGTTTACATTCCCCATGCAATTAAAAGCTGCTATCGATAAATTCTTCGCTTTTCTAATTGGCAAGCGGAAACTAAAAATACAAAGCAGCGCACTGTTAGTTTGTTCCGGTGCTCCAAATGAGGACGGTTTTGATGCAATAAAAGCAACTTACAAACAGATAGCTAACCATATGAATTGGAGTGATTCCGGCATCATTACAGTTCCCGGTATAAATGCAAAAAGTGATATTCAGAACACAGATGCATTGAAAAGAGCAGAAGAGTTAGGACTAAGCATACAATAATGGCTACAATATGCATTTTTGTATTTTCCTAATAGGAGAGAAGTGGTGATTAATACACAATAACGGAAAGGGAAATTATCTTTCCCCCTCCGTTTACTTTTACTTAAAGCGGTCTTACCGGAATACAGATATCCAGAATAAATTTCTTTTCCGGATGCTCGTTATGGTCATTGTAATATAACTCATAAGTACTGCCATTTCCAGGTTGGTATCCATTTTCTGTAAACCACAAACACATCGTATTCCAGGCTTGTTCGAATTCAGTTACAGTAATTTCAAAATGTCCTACAGCGTATTTTCCCCCTTCAACAATCATTTTACCAATCTCTCCGTCTACTTTAATATCTTCATTAACGGTGATACAAGCATCCTGACGTACATTCTCAATCTCGGTAATTGAAGGATCGTCATGGTAAACGGTCAGTGATTTAGTTTCCGGAAAATTTAGCAACCCTCTTGGACCTGCCCATTTCATTAATTTGTCATACGCTTTGCAGATGTCTTTGAAAGCACCTTTGTGACGACAATAAATAACTTTCATCTCCGG
This genomic interval from uncultured Bacteroides sp. contains the following:
- a CDS encoding flavodoxin family protein is translated as MSKNILVLTGSPRKGGNSDQLADAFISGAQKAGHTAVKFATANKNIKGCVDCMSCYSKGVACSFNDDFNELAPMVEEADMIVFATPLYWFTFPMQLKAAIDKFFAFLIGKRKLKIQSSALLVCSGAPNEDGFDAIKATYKQIANHMNWSDSGIITVPGINAKSDIQNTDALKRAEELGLSIQ
- a CDS encoding helix-turn-helix domain-containing protein, with amino-acid sequence MNEIPRIDNICDYNSIMGLETLHPLVSVIDMSKSKRMSHMRHSFGFYAIYLKQVKCGDLIYGRNYYDYQEGTLVCIAPGQVLGVEDNGEYFQPKGWALLFHPDLIRGTSLGRNIKNYSFFSYEANEALHLSEQERVVVIDCMHKIELELNHSIDKHSKTLIASNIELLLNYCERFYDRQFITREHINKDVLVRFENLLEDYFTSDKPQNIGLPTVGYCADKLNLSSNYLGDLIKKETGKSALEHIQLKLINIAKELVYDTSKSVSEIAYELGFKYPQHFSRLFKKRVGVSPNEYRVQH
- a CDS encoding helix-turn-helix domain-containing protein, with product MEEITKLKSISQYNEMMGQETLHPLVSVIDYSKVKPIKHIRKCMEFYSVVLKDTKCGDIRYGRNYYDYREGTLVFTAPGQIMDIDNKGEYIQPMGWELVFHPDLIRGTSLGHKMKSYTFFSYEVFEALHLSASEQQTIIDCFNKINIELKHTIDKHSKTLIVTNIELLLNYCTRFYDRQFITRENANKDVLIKFENLLNSYFESDKPQTIGFPSVKYCAEGLHLSANYLGDLIKKETGKSAQEHIQLKLIDMAKEKLFDRTKSISDIAYELGFKYQQHFSRMFKKETGYTPNEYRILN
- a CDS encoding carboxymuconolactone decarboxylase family protein, yielding MKNLVTILMVAVILFFNQNNQLNAQNMKEEIPKISNFPVGDKLPEMFSKYFIGQAYLAPLTKNKDLNCPIYNVTFEPGCRNNWHSHTGGQILVVVGGKGYYQAKGEPARLLLPGDVVEIPANVVHWHGAAPDSWFSHLAIETNPQYNQNTWLEAVDDEQYKKATTASGSKEINLTNAAIKNHEELWPGYQSKAKQTDPELIEIFDNFAFDEVIKYGNLDTKTRVMMIMGSTIAQGALTEYKMFVNGALNVGVTPVEIKEILYQSVAYVGVAKVIDFIYAANEILKERGIELPVKGQSTTTPETRMEKGLVLQKDIFGDVIDKMYEQSPKNQLHIQKYLSANCFGDYQTRTGLDAKARELLTFSMLISMGGTESQVKGHILGNVKVGNNKETLLSVTTQLLPYIGYPRTLNALKCLNEVIPE
- a CDS encoding aldo/keto reductase, with translation MKQRKLGTQGLEVSALGLGCMGLSFGYGPATDKQEAIKLIRRAYELGVTFFDTAEIYGPFTNEEVVGEAIAPFRNEIVVATKFGFNFKNGQSVGLNSKPEYIRQAVEGSLKRLNVEAIDLLYQHRIDPNVPIEDVAGTVKDLIQEGKVKYFGMSEAGVTNIRKAHAIQPVSALQSEYSMWWREPETKTFATLEELGIGFVPFSPLGKGFLTGKIDVNTEFDTKDFRNGIPRFDAENRKANQALVELITQIAQKKEATPAQVALAWIHAQKEWIVPIPGTTKIHRLEENVGAANLELNKDDLTQIETALAKIDILGHRYPESSQKMVDND
- a CDS encoding NAD(P)-dependent alcohol dehydrogenase; the protein is MKYLFLSIALSILSVFQVNAQEKRIPAKGLAVFSNDWQFKPYEFTRHALGDDDILIETMYASICHSDLHHSHQDWGNEIYPMVPGHEIVGKVTRVGKNVTKFKVGDYAGVGCMVNSCGECDYCKAGLEQYCKKVVMTYHAHDPFHNNEITQGGYSNNIVVKDRFAVKVPQNADMKKVAPLLCAGITTYSPLMQSDVKKGDNVAIAGFGGLGHMAVQYAVKLGAKVTVFDITEDKRADALRMGAVKYVNVNNKEELKGMDDSFDFVLSTIPAMYDPSMYLRMTKYNGNFAIVGLPAFNNQPTLKVMDFVFLAGRNVYGSQIGGMKETQEMLDYSVAHNIYPEVEIIKADGDAVTEAYKNVLAGKVKFRYVIDMSTLK
- the dmpI gene encoding 4-oxalocrotonate tautomerase DmpI translates to MPVITIQASKLSNEQKKELTITLTNEAARIMNMPVAPFTVLIYENDLTNIGFGGKWLGDMNVANTKED